The bacterium genome includes the window CTCTTTTGGTTCAGGCGATGCAGTAGTTTTTTCAAGTTATGGACATGTAAGTTATTACAATGTGCCGCTTTATGGTGATTTCCCAGATACTATCGTATATGAACTCGAACCCAATAATGATGCTTTTCTCTCGCAAGAACTGGGAATTATTCACTGTAAAAATATTCGTGGAGATTTAACCTCTGGGGGTTTTTCCCCACCAGACCAATATACTGGAGATTTGGACCTATATCACTTCGAAGCGGTTTGGACAGGATATTTAGTCGCCGAGCTCAGTTGGTCTTCCAGTTACGACCTTGATTTATTTCTTTATGACGGTAGTGCGCTCACTGTCATTCAAAGCGCTGCAACCGAAGGTTATGGCCCTGAACGACTCTATAATTCATTATATCGAGGCGACGATTTCATCCTTCTTGTTGCATCCATAGATGGTCCCAGCAGTTATGAATTATCGATTAACATTGAGTAGGAGCAACATGGAATTCAATGAACTTATTAAGAAACGAAAATCTATAAGGAAGTATAAAAGCGAAGCTCTCCCACCTGGCTCCCTAGATAAGATACTATCTGCTGGCAGATTTGCTAATTCTGCACGAAATAGACAAAAATGGGCTTTCATTGTCGTAACAAATAAAGAGATGTTACAAGCATTAGTTCCAGCTTGCCGCAATCAAGCCTTCGTGGGCGAAGCTGCCGCTCTTATCGCAGTCTGTTCTACAGAGGAATATACCATGTCCTCGGGAAATCCTGCGCATTTTATCGACTGCTCGATAGCCCTCGATCATATGCAACTCGCGGCAACAAGCTTAGAATTAGGCACATGCTGGTTGGGTGCTTTTAATAATGACAAAGTAGGAAAGCTTCTCTCTGTCCCAGATGAGATATGGGTTGTGGGTTTATTGACTATCGGTATCCCTAATGAAGAAGGCAGGGAAAAGAACCGTATTTCACTCGAAGATTTAGTGCATTACAATAAGTGGTAGGTTATCAGGAAAAAATCCATTATAATTATTAGACAACAAATCATTTTTGGGAGGTTTCATGAACATCGATTTCAAGAATTCAGGAAAGTGGGTAATCGCGGGGTTTTCCGGTAGAATCGACGGCCACACTTCGCCCGACTGCGAGCAGGCTCTTAAAGATAAGATAGGCGAAGGCAATCACCTGATTGCCATCGATCTTTCGGATGTAGATTATATGAGCAGTGCCGGCTTGAGAGTTCTTCTGGCCACATATAAAAACCTTAAAGCCAACACCGGCGATATGGCCCTCATCTCGCCGCAGGAAAGCGTCGCCGAGGTTCTCGATATATCCGGTTTTTCGAGTATATTCAAGATCGTTAATAAGATAGAGGAACTTGGTTGATAACCAACATTAAATCGCGCTTACTCTTAACTCTCGTTCCAATACTTGTTATACTCTTCGGACTTCTTGTTTATATTAGCTTCAAAGAAAGCAAGGAAACAGTCCTAAAACAAATTACGCGAGAGTCGTATGAGCTTGCGCGGTCGCACGCAAAGGAATTCGATGTCCTTTTCGAATCGGCTCGTATGTCTGCGGAAGGACTTGCGCTTTCTCTTTCGGATTCTAAAGGATGCTCCAAAGAGAATGTCTTGAGGAAGTTAAGACATAACCTCAAAAAGGACCAATTCATTTATGGTTCGACAGCATCGTTCATTCCTTCGGCAACACGAATGGGAAGTTTCGCGCCCTACTTCTATAGAATAGGCGATAGCCTTATCTATAATGACCTCGATACCGACGATTATAATTATACATCTTGGGAATGGTTTACTAGACCGATAGCTGACGGACACGGTTCATGGAGCGAACCATATTTCGATGAAGGTGGCGGTTCCATTTTGATGACAACATATTCTGAGATCATCAAATGCAACGGAAAGACCGTAGGAGTGGCTACTATCGACATCGCGCTTGACGAGCTCGTTAGTAGAATAAAGAAATTGCATATTGGGCAAACGGGTTATGCCTTCAT containing:
- a CDS encoding nitroreductase family protein, giving the protein MEFNELIKKRKSIRKYKSEALPPGSLDKILSAGRFANSARNRQKWAFIVVTNKEMLQALVPACRNQAFVGEAAALIAVCSTEEYTMSSGNPAHFIDCSIALDHMQLAATSLELGTCWLGAFNNDKVGKLLSVPDEIWVVGLLTIGIPNEEGREKNRISLEDLVHYNKW
- a CDS encoding STAS domain-containing protein — protein: MNIDFKNSGKWVIAGFSGRIDGHTSPDCEQALKDKIGEGNHLIAIDLSDVDYMSSAGLRVLLATYKNLKANTGDMALISPQESVAEVLDISGFSSIFKIVNKIEELG